The following proteins come from a genomic window of Flavobacterium eburneipallidum:
- a CDS encoding ribonuclease HII, translating into MLLTNFSSFILETGTDEAGRGCLAGPVTAAAVILPADFENAILNDSKQLSEKVREKLRPVIEEQALCFAVTHLHPKEIDEINILNASMKGMQECVLKLNPIPEFIIVDGNRALNAKLGLKNTFGKRFTKEEIELLKSIPNQSIIKGDSKYLSIAAASVLAKTYRDEYMNKIHEEFPMYNWKQNKGYPTKEHREAIRKYGTTKYHRMSFRLLPEQLKLEI; encoded by the coding sequence ATGTTACTCACTAATTTTTCATCTTTTATTCTAGAAACAGGAACAGACGAAGCGGGTCGTGGTTGTTTAGCAGGTCCAGTAACTGCGGCTGCGGTAATTTTACCAGCCGATTTTGAGAATGCAATCCTCAACGACAGCAAACAATTGTCTGAAAAAGTTAGAGAAAAACTCCGACCTGTTATCGAAGAACAAGCACTTTGTTTTGCCGTAACGCATTTGCATCCGAAAGAAATTGACGAAATCAACATACTGAATGCTTCGATGAAAGGAATGCAGGAATGTGTTTTGAAATTAAATCCAATTCCCGAGTTTATTATTGTGGATGGCAATAGAGCATTGAACGCCAAACTGGGTTTGAAAAACACTTTCGGAAAACGGTTTACAAAAGAAGAAATCGAATTATTAAAATCAATCCCCAATCAAAGCATCATCAAAGGAGATTCCAAATATTTGAGTATTGCAGCTGCTTCCGTTTTGGCAAAAACCTATCGTGATGAATATATGAACAAGATTCACGAAGAATTCCCGATGTACAATTGGAAGCAAAATAAAGGTTATCCAACAAAAGAACATCGCGAAGCCATCAGAAAATATGGCACTACAAAATACCATAGAATGAGTTTTCGATTATTGCCTGAACAGTTGAAATTGGAGATTTAA
- a CDS encoding RagB/SusD family nutrient uptake outer membrane protein has translation MKKIIVLLGIVGAIFTSCSNFIEEDIRSNASADETYKTAAGFQFLINSTYARLKTIYGGEPWLFCSGTDMYAEGRGTEPAGLSQYSQLIPTSSNVEYLYRECYKAIQSVNKTIYYSTITEQTPNIPVLVGEAKFIRAMSYFLLVQTYGGVSIVEKNFTSDNEAFTRNTAEEVYAFIIKDLEESLAAVGTGAYASTGKVNKRAVNDLLAKVYLTKGYESFGTLADFTKAATYADAAIAGQTLTVAWSQLFLPANDLNAEVIFSVQFDKNSTSTDPTRLGNNQFYFFSSYLGGSETRGGAPLRSYNLCPTGYALGLYEKGDQRWAATFMHEVYENYYDFFRVADKTNLKIKHFYEPKWFTAQDKATYLATNANKLATGFIYHPWGEYSAEYTLTKNLDYQTIPVKKFDDPDPLTPATTGPASTRDFIVSRLGETYLIAAEAYLKAGNPGTGLARLNEVRRRAGVANATAVEFNIDYILDERGRELLGEYKRWFDLKRTGTLIARASQYNYNIKAVNFDGNNGEKKILRPIPQLVLDLNPNKDFPQNPAY, from the coding sequence ATGAAAAAAATAATAGTATTATTAGGAATTGTTGGTGCAATTTTTACTTCTTGTAGTAATTTTATTGAAGAAGACATACGTTCAAATGCATCTGCAGATGAGACCTACAAAACTGCTGCAGGTTTCCAGTTTTTAATAAACAGTACCTACGCAAGATTGAAAACTATTTATGGTGGTGAACCATGGTTGTTTTGTTCAGGGACAGATATGTATGCTGAAGGAAGGGGAACTGAACCAGCGGGCTTAAGTCAATATTCTCAATTGATTCCAACATCAAGTAATGTAGAATATTTGTATAGAGAATGTTATAAAGCTATCCAATCTGTAAATAAAACTATATATTATTCTACAATTACAGAGCAAACGCCTAACATACCTGTGTTAGTTGGAGAAGCTAAATTTATTAGAGCAATGTCTTATTTTTTATTAGTGCAAACTTATGGAGGAGTATCCATTGTAGAGAAAAATTTCACATCAGACAATGAAGCTTTTACTAGAAATACTGCTGAAGAAGTATATGCTTTTATAATTAAGGATTTAGAAGAGTCTTTAGCAGCAGTTGGTACTGGTGCTTATGCTTCTACCGGTAAGGTTAATAAAAGAGCGGTCAATGATTTGTTGGCTAAAGTATATTTAACAAAGGGATATGAGTCTTTTGGGACACTCGCAGATTTTACTAAAGCAGCAACCTATGCTGATGCTGCTATTGCAGGTCAGACATTAACAGTAGCATGGAGCCAGTTGTTTTTGCCAGCAAATGATTTGAATGCTGAAGTTATATTTTCTGTTCAGTTTGATAAAAATTCAACTAGTACAGATCCTACAAGATTAGGAAACAATCAATTTTATTTTTTTAGTTCTTATTTAGGAGGTAGTGAAACAAGAGGTGGAGCTCCATTAAGAAGTTATAACTTATGTCCAACTGGATACGCTTTGGGGTTGTATGAAAAAGGAGATCAGCGTTGGGCAGCCACTTTTATGCATGAAGTGTATGAAAATTATTATGATTTCTTTAGGGTAGCTGATAAGACGAACTTAAAAATCAAACATTTTTATGAGCCAAAATGGTTTACTGCTCAAGATAAAGCAACATATTTAGCAACAAACGCTAATAAACTTGCTACAGGTTTTATTTATCATCCTTGGGGAGAATATTCTGCAGAATATACTTTAACTAAAAATTTAGATTACCAAACTATTCCTGTTAAGAAATTTGATGATCCAGATCCTCTAACACCTGCAACTACAGGTCCAGCGAGTACGCGTGATTTCATAGTTTCTAGACTTGGAGAGACATATTTAATTGCTGCAGAAGCTTATCTTAAAGCAGGTAATCCTGGAACTGGTTTAGCACGTTTAAATGAGGTAAGAAGAAGAGCTGGTGTTGCTAATGCAACTGCGGTTGAGTTTAATATTGATTACATATTAGACGAAAGAGGAAGAGAATTGTTAGGTGAATATAAAAGATGGTTTGATTTGAAACGTACTGGAACACTTATAGCAAGAGCTTCTCAATACAATTACAATATTAAAGCAGTTAATTTTGATGGTAACAACGGTGAAAAGAAAATTTTAAGACCAATTCCTCAATTAGTGCTTGATTTGAATCCAAATAAAGATTTCCCTCAAAACCCAGCTTATTAA
- a CDS encoding SusC/RagA family TonB-linked outer membrane protein → MKVSLCSFLLGILLCMPIYGQEVLNVSGTVTDDAGPLPGVSVLVKGTNKATSADLDGKYVISAKSNDVLVFSFVGYKSVEKPISGKSNINVSMAAESSQLNEVVVVGYGSVKKTDLTGSVSTIKPEAITERNVNSPLEAIQGSMPGVQITSNSGRSGDGYKMVIRGNNSLGGSSPLYIVDGVPTDNIDFLNPQDIARMDILKDASSAAIYGSRGSNGVVIVTTKSGTSAKGGISISFESSYGTKTASRLPEMMTASEWWKFHRTAYMTANPVTQTQAQLLTASSVRSALLVERANNGYSFDWYDAVLQSGMTSNNYLNLSGRAENGLSYNLAFGIQKDEGLIDKDTNDKYNFKLGVNHKINNKFSTGANLTIARVVTELGSDLAMQEAFRLSPLLSPWAVDSNGQDIVGQLFFLPGKLTLPNSTAFVIDKTSTVNPLVEIANSVQDRNRWQTIGNVYFQYQPIDWLSFKTTFAAGFENEEIGKAFGAESNAGVGLNGKRSASLNKNENFNYTWDNQIDIKKTFNEVHDFSALLLQSLFSNVDKTSFASSNGMPFDTGYYDLGAGVQTSYNMDSFFEKRTLSSYALRLNYVFKDKYLLTATNRWDGASVLAEGVKWQSFPSVALGWKISKESFLQNNKVISDLKLRASLGYTGNNNVQPYSTQQLLDQQTFYANGTNLVTGWESKNLANAGLTWEKTRELNFGLDFGFLANRISGSVDVYDRLSDELIFNRALPYEYGVPGGATISNVGSISNKGVEVILTTKNIQTDKVKWETTFTFTKNVNSLESINGQNKVDDIGNNLFIGKPLNSNYNYVYDGVWQESEAAQAATYNMLPGQARPKDLNSDGKFDALDRTTIGNPNPQWQGSAYSKLTIGNFDFNFSILTSQGQTVLSSFHQNFANVSDRGRQKMKMDYFIPTNGGGIAANASNAYPRPGPVATGAGAFWGNNFAYYRDASYVKIKNISFGYTLPSELIKKLKVSNLRVYVNILDPFVFTDFEGYDPEWASASLGVNRPASITTQLGLSLKF, encoded by the coding sequence ATGAAAGTGAGTCTTTGTTCCTTTTTATTAGGAATTTTACTCTGTATGCCAATTTACGGGCAAGAAGTGTTAAATGTTTCAGGCACTGTTACTGATGATGCTGGGCCATTACCTGGTGTTTCTGTTTTAGTTAAAGGAACAAATAAAGCAACATCTGCTGATTTAGATGGTAAGTATGTTATAAGTGCTAAATCGAATGATGTTTTAGTGTTTAGTTTTGTAGGATATAAATCAGTTGAAAAACCGATTAGTGGAAAATCAAACATAAATGTTAGTATGGCTGCTGAAAGTAGTCAGTTAAATGAAGTAGTTGTAGTGGGTTATGGTTCTGTTAAAAAAACTGATTTAACTGGATCAGTGAGTACTATTAAGCCTGAAGCGATTACTGAAAGAAATGTTAACAGTCCATTAGAAGCTATACAAGGGAGTATGCCAGGGGTGCAAATCACCTCTAATTCTGGGCGTTCAGGCGACGGTTATAAGATGGTTATACGTGGAAATAACTCTTTAGGTGGATCAAGTCCATTATATATTGTAGATGGTGTGCCAACAGATAATATTGATTTTTTAAATCCTCAAGATATAGCACGAATGGACATATTGAAAGATGCTTCGTCTGCTGCTATCTACGGATCTAGAGGGTCTAATGGTGTTGTTATTGTGACTACAAAAAGTGGTACATCTGCAAAAGGTGGTATAAGTATATCTTTTGAAAGTTCTTATGGTACAAAAACAGCTAGTCGTTTACCTGAAATGATGACTGCGAGCGAATGGTGGAAGTTTCACCGTACTGCTTATATGACTGCTAATCCTGTGACTCAAACGCAAGCCCAACTTTTAACAGCTTCATCAGTTAGAAGTGCTTTATTGGTTGAAAGAGCAAATAATGGATATAGTTTTGATTGGTATGATGCTGTTTTACAATCAGGGATGACATCAAATAACTATTTAAATTTATCAGGCAGAGCTGAAAATGGACTGTCATATAATCTTGCTTTTGGTATTCAAAAAGATGAGGGTTTAATAGATAAAGACACAAATGATAAATATAATTTTAAATTAGGAGTTAATCATAAAATCAATAATAAATTTTCTACTGGAGCAAATCTAACAATTGCAAGAGTAGTGACAGAATTAGGTAGTGATTTGGCAATGCAAGAGGCTTTTCGTTTAAGTCCATTACTATCGCCATGGGCTGTAGATTCAAATGGTCAAGATATTGTAGGACAATTATTTTTCTTACCGGGAAAATTAACATTGCCTAATAGTACAGCTTTCGTAATTGATAAGACAAGTACAGTGAATCCATTGGTAGAAATTGCAAATTCTGTTCAAGACAGAAATAGATGGCAAACTATTGGAAATGTCTATTTTCAATACCAACCTATTGACTGGTTATCATTCAAAACAACTTTTGCAGCAGGTTTTGAAAATGAAGAAATTGGTAAAGCATTTGGTGCAGAATCTAATGCAGGTGTTGGATTAAATGGAAAAAGATCGGCATCATTAAATAAAAATGAAAATTTTAATTATACATGGGATAATCAAATAGATATCAAAAAGACTTTTAACGAAGTGCATGATTTTAGTGCATTGTTACTACAAAGTTTGTTTTCAAATGTTGACAAAACATCATTTGCATCATCAAATGGTATGCCTTTCGATACAGGATATTATGACTTGGGAGCAGGTGTTCAAACAAGTTATAATATGGACTCTTTTTTCGAAAAAAGAACATTAAGTTCTTATGCACTTCGTTTAAATTATGTTTTTAAAGATAAATATTTGTTAACAGCTACAAATCGTTGGGATGGTGCTTCAGTTCTTGCAGAAGGTGTAAAATGGCAAAGCTTTCCTTCAGTAGCATTAGGATGGAAAATTAGTAAAGAATCCTTTTTGCAAAACAACAAAGTTATTTCCGATCTTAAATTAAGAGCTAGTTTAGGATATACAGGAAATAATAATGTACAACCTTATTCTACTCAACAATTACTAGATCAACAAACTTTTTATGCTAATGGTACTAATTTAGTTACAGGTTGGGAGTCTAAGAATTTAGCGAATGCAGGTTTAACTTGGGAAAAAACACGTGAATTAAACTTCGGACTTGATTTCGGATTTTTAGCTAATCGAATTTCAGGTAGTGTTGATGTTTACGATCGTTTATCTGATGAGCTAATATTCAATAGAGCATTACCTTATGAATATGGTGTTCCTGGAGGCGCTACAATTTCTAACGTTGGATCGATAAGTAATAAAGGAGTTGAGGTAATTTTGACTACAAAAAATATTCAAACTGATAAAGTGAAATGGGAAACGACTTTTACATTCACTAAAAATGTGAATAGTTTAGAATCTATCAACGGTCAGAACAAAGTAGATGATATTGGTAATAATTTATTTATAGGTAAGCCATTAAACTCAAATTACAATTATGTATATGATGGTGTATGGCAAGAAAGTGAAGCAGCTCAAGCAGCAACTTATAATATGCTACCAGGTCAAGCACGTCCAAAAGATTTAAATAGTGATGGTAAATTTGATGCATTAGATAGAACTACAATTGGAAATCCAAATCCTCAGTGGCAAGGAAGTGCCTATTCAAAATTAACAATTGGTAATTTTGACTTCAACTTCTCGATTTTAACAAGCCAAGGTCAAACAGTTTTGAGTTCATTTCATCAAAATTTTGCTAACGTAAGTGATCGTGGACGTCAAAAAATGAAAATGGATTATTTTATCCCAACAAATGGTGGAGGTATAGCGGCTAACGCATCAAATGCATATCCACGACCTGGGCCAGTAGCAACTGGAGCAGGAGCTTTCTGGGGAAATAATTTTGCCTATTATCGCGATGCTTCTTATGTAAAAATCAAAAATATCTCTTTCGGATATACACTTCCTTCAGAATTGATAAAAAAATTAAAAGTGAGCAATTTAAGAGTTTATGTTAATATACTAGATCCGTTTGTGTTCACTGATTTCGAGGGATATGATCCAGAGTGGGCAAGTGCTTCTTTAGGAGTTAACCGTCCTGCATCTATAACAACACAATTGGGATTAAGTCTTAAATTTTAA
- a CDS encoding putative porin, giving the protein MRNFFFLCLLILPITVFSQQKVTDLFGFDSKYNSTDSIKKKAEKIATIDMYRVITLERDTTYIDTSLTIKKMYNFNYLRRDNFGLMPFSNEGQTYNTLQYSLNAFSPYPEFGFKAKHFNFLEANQIRYSSVATPVTELYFKTVMKQGQNVDAFFTLNMSPRLNFSIAYKGLRSEGKYVNQMSSTGNFRFTTSYNTKNERYFANAHFVSQDLLNEENGGITNAEDFESEDPAFENKDRLEIYLSDARSFLKGKRIFLDHFYRINPTKGDNNLYVNHQFNYENKFFEYNQATVTSSLDQFGTVYRFGDSYKTSGINDQTHYNKTYNKVGVTYENTTLGKFQFFADDFFHNYYYNQILVLDDQTIPSSISQRINSVGGQYEYRKNKWNGKFLLSRSLSNQSLSNLDAKMLYDWSDDIQFSFQYQNMNKLPNLNYNLYQSSYVAYNWSNDFKNEKINSITASAITPWVEASVQYSTFNDHLYFEDISNDDQIASRQQIVAPKQYGNTINYLSVKANKEFKFWKLALDNTLLYQKVDQSDLILNVPELVTRNTFYFSQEMFRKALFFQTGVTLNYFTNYYANEYNPVIGEFFTQDKKKIGNFANLDFFFNARLQRTRIYIIAEHFNSSLTGNKYYSSPSNPYRDFMIRFGVVWNFFQ; this is encoded by the coding sequence ATGAGGAATTTCTTTTTCTTGTGTTTATTAATCTTACCAATAACTGTGTTTTCTCAACAAAAAGTCACCGATTTGTTTGGTTTTGACAGCAAATACAATAGTACCGACTCTATTAAGAAAAAAGCAGAAAAAATTGCAACTATCGATATGTACCGTGTAATAACTTTAGAGCGAGATACGACTTACATTGATACCTCTTTGACCATAAAAAAAATGTACAATTTTAATTATTTGCGACGAGATAATTTTGGACTGATGCCTTTTTCTAATGAAGGACAAACATATAATACGTTGCAATACAGTTTGAATGCTTTTTCTCCTTATCCCGAATTTGGATTCAAAGCCAAACATTTTAATTTTCTTGAAGCCAATCAAATTAGGTATAGTTCTGTAGCCACTCCCGTAACCGAATTGTATTTCAAAACCGTAATGAAACAAGGACAAAACGTTGATGCTTTTTTTACGTTGAATATGTCCCCAAGACTTAATTTTTCTATAGCATACAAAGGATTGCGATCCGAAGGTAAGTATGTAAATCAAATGTCCAGCACGGGGAATTTTAGGTTTACAACAAGTTACAATACTAAAAACGAACGCTATTTTGCTAATGCCCATTTTGTTTCCCAAGACCTTTTGAATGAAGAAAATGGAGGAATTACAAATGCCGAGGATTTTGAGAGCGAAGATCCAGCTTTTGAAAACAAAGACCGACTGGAAATTTATTTGTCAGATGCTAGGTCTTTTTTGAAAGGCAAGCGAATTTTTTTAGACCATTTTTACAGAATTAATCCAACTAAAGGTGACAATAACTTGTATGTTAATCATCAATTTAATTACGAGAATAAGTTTTTTGAATACAATCAGGCAACCGTTACTTCAAGTCTTGACCAATTTGGGACTGTGTATCGTTTTGGGGATTCGTACAAAACCAGTGGAATAAACGATCAAACTCATTATAATAAGACATATAATAAAGTAGGAGTTACCTACGAAAATACCACTTTAGGAAAGTTTCAGTTTTTTGCGGACGATTTTTTTCATAATTATTATTACAACCAAATTTTGGTTTTAGATGACCAAACAATTCCGAGTTCCATTAGTCAAAGAATTAACTCTGTTGGTGGGCAATATGAATATCGAAAAAACAAATGGAATGGAAAATTCTTGCTTTCAAGATCATTGTCCAATCAATCGTTGTCAAATTTAGATGCTAAAATGCTGTACGATTGGAGTGATGATATACAATTCTCGTTCCAATATCAAAATATGAACAAATTGCCCAATTTGAATTATAATTTGTATCAAAGTAGTTATGTAGCCTACAATTGGTCGAATGATTTTAAGAACGAAAAAATAAATTCGATTACTGCCAGTGCAATCACTCCATGGGTTGAGGCTTCGGTTCAATACTCAACATTTAACGATCATTTGTATTTTGAAGATATTTCGAATGATGATCAAATAGCATCTAGACAACAAATTGTCGCTCCAAAACAATACGGTAATACGATTAATTATTTGTCTGTAAAAGCGAATAAGGAATTCAAATTTTGGAAATTAGCATTAGACAATACGCTTTTGTATCAAAAAGTAGATCAATCGGATTTGATTTTGAATGTTCCTGAATTGGTAACACGAAACACTTTTTATTTTTCGCAAGAAATGTTTCGAAAAGCCTTGTTTTTTCAAACAGGAGTTACCTTGAATTATTTTACTAATTATTATGCAAATGAGTATAATCCTGTAATTGGTGAGTTTTTTACACAAGATAAGAAGAAAATAGGGAATTTTGCCAATTTAGATTTCTTCTTTAATGCTAGACTCCAACGAACTCGAATTTACATAATAGCCGAACATTTCAATTCGTCATTAACGGGAAATAAGTATTATTCTTCTCCAAGTAATCCCTATCGTGATTTTATGATTCGATTTGGTGTAGTTTGGAATTTCTTTCAATAG
- the lysS gene encoding lysine--tRNA ligase, whose amino-acid sequence MALSEQEIIRREKLQNLRNLGINPYPANLFPVNHTSKQIKESFEEGKKVIVAGRLMSVRDQGKACFAELQDSEGRIQLYVNRDVLCLEEDKTLYNTVFKKLTDLGDFIGIEGELFTTKVGAQCIRVDQFTFLSKTLRPLPLPKVDEDGKVHDAFNDAELRYRMRYVDLTVNQNVKETFIKRTKLFNAMRGFFNDAGYLEVETPVLQSIPGGAAARPFITHHNSLDIPLYMRIANELYLKRLIVGGFDGVYEFSKNFRNEGMDRTHNPEFTAMEIYVAYKDYNWMMDFTERLLEHCAIGVNGTSEATFGEHKISFKAPYARVTMTDSIKHFTGFDISGKSEEELFEAAKGMGIEVDKTMGKGKLIDEIFGAKCEGNYIQPTFITDYPKEMSPLCKEHRDNPELTERFELMVCGKEVANAYSELNDPIDQRERFEDQMRLAAKGDDEANGTIDEDFLRALEYGMPPTSGLGIGMDRLMMFLTNNASIQEVLFFPQMRPEKKQTIELSDEEKFIVDILKKNENKMDLQQLKITANLSGKKWDAATKGLSKNNLIKVSVDGESKVMELVV is encoded by the coding sequence ATGGCATTATCCGAACAAGAAATTATCCGTAGAGAAAAACTTCAAAACTTACGCAATTTGGGTATTAACCCTTATCCTGCCAATCTTTTTCCTGTAAATCATACTTCGAAGCAAATAAAGGAATCTTTTGAAGAAGGCAAGAAAGTTATTGTTGCTGGGCGTTTGATGAGCGTGAGAGATCAAGGAAAAGCTTGTTTTGCTGAATTACAAGATAGCGAAGGACGTATTCAATTGTACGTAAATCGCGATGTTTTGTGTTTGGAAGAGGATAAAACGTTGTACAATACTGTGTTCAAAAAATTGACCGATTTAGGTGATTTTATTGGTATTGAAGGTGAATTGTTTACTACCAAAGTGGGTGCGCAATGTATTCGTGTGGATCAATTTACTTTTTTGAGTAAAACCTTGCGTCCGTTGCCATTGCCAAAAGTAGATGAGGACGGAAAAGTGCACGATGCCTTCAACGATGCTGAATTGCGTTACAGAATGCGTTATGTGGATTTGACCGTGAACCAAAATGTAAAAGAAACATTCATCAAGAGAACAAAATTATTCAATGCGATGCGTGGTTTCTTTAATGATGCAGGCTATTTGGAAGTTGAAACTCCTGTTTTGCAATCGATTCCCGGTGGTGCTGCTGCGAGACCTTTTATCACGCACCACAACTCGCTTGACATTCCGCTTTATATGCGTATTGCGAACGAATTGTACTTGAAAAGATTGATTGTTGGTGGATTTGACGGTGTGTACGAGTTTTCGAAAAACTTCCGTAACGAAGGAATGGACAGAACGCACAACCCGGAATTTACCGCAATGGAAATATATGTAGCCTACAAAGACTACAACTGGATGATGGATTTTACCGAGCGTTTATTGGAACATTGCGCCATTGGCGTAAATGGAACGAGTGAAGCGACTTTTGGCGAACATAAAATCAGTTTTAAAGCGCCTTATGCCCGCGTTACAATGACGGATTCTATCAAGCATTTTACCGGTTTTGATATTTCCGGCAAAAGCGAGGAAGAGCTTTTTGAAGCTGCAAAAGGAATGGGAATCGAGGTGGACAAAACGATGGGTAAAGGAAAATTGATTGACGAGATTTTCGGAGCAAAATGCGAAGGAAATTATATTCAGCCAACTTTTATTACGGATTATCCAAAAGAAATGTCACCACTTTGTAAAGAACACCGTGACAATCCGGAATTGACAGAACGTTTTGAATTGATGGTTTGCGGTAAAGAAGTTGCGAATGCGTATTCGGAATTGAATGATCCAATTGACCAAAGGGAGCGTTTTGAAGATCAAATGCGTTTGGCTGCAAAAGGAGACGATGAAGCCAATGGAACGATTGATGAAGATTTCTTAAGAGCTTTGGAATACGGTATGCCACCAACTTCTGGTTTAGGAATTGGAATGGATCGTTTGATGATGTTCTTGACCAATAATGCTTCGATTCAGGAAGTGTTGTTCTTCCCGCAAATGCGTCCGGAGAAAAAACAAACTATCGAATTATCAGACGAAGAGAAATTTATCGTAGATATATTGAAGAAAAATGAAAATAAAATGGATCTTCAGCAACTAAAAATTACTGCGAATTTAAGCGGTAAAAAATGGGATGCTGCCACCAAAGGTTTATCCAAAAACAACTTGATTAAAGTGAGTGTTGATGGGGAAAGCAAGGTAATGGAATTGGTGGTGTAA
- the lipB gene encoding lipoyl(octanoyl) transferase LipB yields MNKTIQLQDLGLQDYKTAWEYQEELFKGVVDLKIQNRREETNLATPNYLLFVEHPHVYTLGKSGDLENLLLNEKQLEAKGATFYKSNRGGDITYHGPGQIVGYPILDLENFFTDIHKYLRFLEESIILTLQEYGLECGRSDGETGVWLGVGTPFARKICAMGVRASRWVTMHGFALNVNVDLGYFDNIIPCGIRGKAVTSLNVELGVEKVDEAEVKARIIKHLTQLFEAEFLAL; encoded by the coding sequence ATGAACAAAACCATCCAGCTTCAAGATTTAGGACTTCAGGATTACAAAACGGCTTGGGAATACCAGGAAGAATTATTCAAGGGAGTTGTCGATTTGAAAATCCAGAATAGGAGAGAAGAAACCAATCTTGCAACACCTAATTACTTGCTTTTTGTAGAACATCCTCATGTTTATACCTTGGGAAAAAGCGGTGATTTGGAGAATTTACTACTTAACGAAAAACAGCTTGAAGCCAAAGGAGCGACTTTTTACAAAAGCAATCGTGGTGGTGATATTACGTATCACGGTCCAGGACAAATTGTAGGTTATCCTATTTTAGATTTAGAAAATTTCTTTACCGATATTCATAAATATTTGCGTTTTCTAGAAGAATCCATTATTCTTACTTTACAAGAATACGGATTAGAATGTGGTCGAAGCGATGGTGAAACAGGCGTTTGGCTCGGAGTTGGAACTCCATTCGCCAGAAAAATTTGTGCTATGGGCGTTCGTGCTTCTCGATGGGTAACGATGCACGGTTTTGCCTTAAATGTCAATGTCGATTTGGGTTATTTTGATAACATCATTCCCTGCGGCATTCGCGGCAAAGCGGTTACTTCTTTGAATGTGGAACTCGGTGTCGAAAAAGTCGATGAAGCTGAAGTGAAAGCAAGAATCATAAAACACTTAACGCAATTATTTGAAGCAGAATTCTTGGCTTTGTAA